In Actinoplanes derwentensis, the following proteins share a genomic window:
- a CDS encoding glycoside hydrolase family 5 protein, giving the protein MTPLRRLLLVPLVAALTALGGVAVTSSPAAAATNSFRGVNWAVLGDNFSTGPLVISGLSSSDSYATVQAKANALYDDMATIGVNTVRLPINTHTVGTAWWSAYRGAIDAATARGFKVILAYWEDGAASGGRITNTAAWNTMWSNVTYLYGANTNVYFEPMNEPHGYTSAEWRNVAAAWMSYHYSAVPARTLIGGTGYSQDLRDVCNDSRFSGTLLSFHHYAFFYTAMTYDAWRTHVQTRLGNCASRAVVTEFGAPMSTGLNYADAASTDNFVRHIRAVTQVMRDNQMGGTYWPAIGGKPTGTSGYDYYSMFALSGSGTNLNLTVRNTSGKDRLRYGWGL; this is encoded by the coding sequence ATGACACCGCTACGCCGCCTTCTCCTCGTCCCCCTGGTAGCCGCCCTGACCGCGCTCGGTGGAGTCGCCGTCACCTCGTCCCCGGCGGCCGCCGCCACCAACTCGTTCCGTGGAGTCAACTGGGCGGTGCTCGGTGACAACTTCAGCACCGGGCCGCTGGTGATCTCCGGCCTCAGCTCGTCGGACAGTTACGCGACGGTGCAGGCCAAGGCCAACGCGCTCTACGACGACATGGCCACCATCGGCGTCAACACCGTTCGACTGCCGATCAACACCCACACCGTCGGTACGGCGTGGTGGAGCGCCTACCGGGGTGCCATCGACGCGGCCACCGCCCGTGGCTTCAAGGTCATCCTGGCGTACTGGGAGGACGGCGCGGCCTCCGGCGGCCGGATCACCAACACCGCCGCGTGGAACACCATGTGGTCCAACGTGACCTACCTGTACGGCGCGAACACCAACGTCTACTTCGAGCCGATGAACGAGCCGCACGGCTACACCTCGGCCGAGTGGCGCAACGTGGCGGCGGCCTGGATGAGCTACCACTACTCGGCGGTGCCGGCCCGCACCCTGATCGGCGGCACCGGTTACAGCCAGGACCTGCGCGACGTGTGCAACGACAGCCGGTTCAGCGGCACGCTCCTCTCGTTCCACCACTACGCGTTCTTCTACACCGCGATGACGTACGACGCGTGGCGCACCCACGTACAGACCCGCCTCGGCAACTGCGCGTCCCGGGCGGTGGTGACCGAGTTCGGCGCCCCGATGTCGACCGGCCTCAACTACGCCGACGCGGCCAGCACCGACAACTTCGTCCGCCACATCCGCGCCGTCACCCAGGTGATGCGGGACAACCAGATGGGCGGCACGTACTGGCCGGCCATCGGCGGCAAACCCACCGGCACCTCCGGGTACGACTACTACTCGATGTTCGCCCTGTCCGGCTCCGGCACCAACTTGAACCTGACCGTCCGCAACACGTCGGGCAAGGACCGCCTCCGCTACGGCTGGGGCCTCTGA
- a CDS encoding permease prefix domain 1-containing protein, producing MTVTNGKDELEAQFAQWREYVRRRPELVESDADELEDHLRNSVDELATLGLDRDEAFLIAVKRMGGLDDLSREFAREHSERLWKQLMFTGEPGDPATKNRSRRDLIAMLVCAAGAAVTIKLPILLGASDEFYGTNAALLALPWLAAFLLWRRRPATWVYGVLTALFAVGAVAANAYPLGEDSQSAGIVMTHLPLALWLVVGLAYVSDDLRSSRRRMDFIRFTGEWFVYLVLIGLGGGVFVAFLYGIFNAIGIEADEVISEWVVPTGMVAATVVAGWLVEVKQGVIENIAPVLTRLFTPLFTVALLVFLVTVGWNGRGIDIDRETLVMFDLLLAVVLGLLLYSLSARNPQAPPGPFDVMQLALVVSALVIDALVLYMMTGRIAEYGTTPNNVTALGQNIVLLVNLTWSAWLLLGFVRRRTGFAAIERWQTAYLPVYAVWFWTVVLVLPPLFSFR from the coding sequence GTGACCGTCACCAACGGCAAGGACGAACTGGAGGCCCAGTTCGCGCAGTGGCGGGAGTACGTCCGCCGCCGCCCGGAGCTGGTGGAATCCGACGCCGACGAGCTGGAGGACCACCTCCGGAACTCCGTCGACGAACTGGCGACTCTCGGGCTGGACCGTGACGAGGCGTTCCTCATCGCGGTCAAGCGGATGGGTGGCCTGGACGACCTGTCCCGCGAGTTCGCCCGCGAGCACTCCGAACGGCTGTGGAAACAGCTGATGTTCACCGGCGAACCCGGCGACCCGGCGACGAAGAACCGGTCCCGGCGCGATCTGATCGCGATGCTCGTCTGCGCGGCCGGTGCCGCCGTCACGATCAAGCTTCCGATCCTGTTGGGGGCGAGTGACGAGTTCTACGGCACCAACGCCGCCCTGCTCGCGCTGCCCTGGCTGGCGGCGTTCCTGCTGTGGCGCCGCCGCCCCGCCACCTGGGTGTACGGGGTGCTGACGGCCCTGTTCGCGGTGGGTGCGGTCGCGGCGAACGCTTACCCGCTCGGCGAGGACTCCCAGTCGGCCGGGATCGTGATGACCCACCTTCCGCTGGCGTTGTGGCTGGTGGTGGGCCTGGCCTACGTGTCCGACGACCTGCGCTCGTCACGACGGCGGATGGATTTCATCCGCTTCACCGGCGAGTGGTTCGTCTACCTCGTACTCATCGGTCTCGGTGGTGGGGTTTTCGTCGCCTTCCTGTACGGGATCTTCAACGCCATCGGCATCGAGGCCGACGAGGTGATCAGCGAATGGGTCGTGCCCACCGGGATGGTGGCCGCGACGGTCGTCGCCGGATGGCTCGTCGAGGTCAAACAGGGTGTCATCGAGAACATCGCGCCGGTGCTCACCCGCCTGTTCACCCCGCTGTTCACCGTCGCGCTGCTGGTCTTCCTCGTCACCGTCGGCTGGAACGGCCGGGGCATCGACATCGACCGGGAGACCCTGGTGATGTTCGACCTGCTGCTCGCGGTGGTCCTGGGACTGCTGCTGTACTCGCTGTCGGCCCGGAACCCGCAGGCGCCGCCCGGACCGTTCGACGTGATGCAGCTCGCCCTCGTGGTCAGCGCCCTGGTCATCGACGCGCTGGTGCTCTACATGATGACCGGCCGGATCGCCGAGTACGGCACCACCCCGAACAACGTGACGGCACTCGGCCAGAACATCGTTCTCCTGGTCAACCTGACCTGGTCGGCGTGGCTGCTGCTGGGCTTCGTCCGCCGCCGCACCGGCTTCGCGGCCATCGAGCGCTGGCAGACCGCATACCTGCCGGTGTACGCCGTCTGGTTCTGGACCGTCGTCCTGGTCCTGCCCCCGCTGTTCAGCTTCCGCTGA
- a CDS encoding cellulase family glycosylhydrolase has product MRRTRSLVLSLVAAVVAAGLTLHAVSPASAAATTASFAEVSDWGSGWQGEYTITNGGTSALTWRVEFDLPSGTGLASYWDALLTSSGQHHTFTGRSWNASVAPGASVTFGFVGTGSGGPAGCKLNGVSCTGTTTPTTAPTTTTPPSGVTPVARNGQLKVCGRQLCNAQGKAIQLRGMSTHGLQWYSNCVNDASLNVLANEWNAAVLRISMYIQEGGYETDPAGFTAKVNDYIEKATARGLYAIVDWHMLSPGDPNFNLARAKTFFQQIAARHKDKTNILYEIANEPSDVHWASIKSYADQLIPVIRAQDPDGVVLVGTEDWSSLGASGDGQGVSRILANPVNAANIMYTFHFYAASHDDYYLTTFRDAIAKLPMFVTEFGTQQATGDGGNDFARAQQYLDLMAQSKVSWVNWNYSDDMRSGAVFTEGTCAAGAYAGTARLKPAGVWIRDRIRTPDDF; this is encoded by the coding sequence ATGCGCCGCACCCGTTCCCTTGTTCTGTCCCTGGTCGCGGCGGTTGTCGCCGCCGGGCTCACCCTGCACGCCGTCAGCCCGGCCAGCGCCGCGGCCACCACTGCCAGCTTCGCCGAAGTGTCCGACTGGGGCTCGGGCTGGCAGGGTGAGTACACGATCACCAACGGCGGTACGTCCGCCCTCACCTGGCGGGTCGAGTTCGACCTGCCGTCCGGCACCGGGCTCGCGTCCTACTGGGATGCGCTGCTCACCAGTTCCGGGCAGCACCACACCTTCACCGGCCGGTCCTGGAACGCGAGCGTCGCCCCCGGTGCCTCGGTCACGTTCGGTTTCGTCGGCACCGGCTCCGGAGGCCCGGCCGGGTGCAAACTGAACGGTGTGTCCTGCACCGGTACGACCACACCGACGACTGCACCGACGACCACCACGCCCCCTTCCGGTGTCACCCCGGTAGCCAGGAACGGGCAGCTCAAGGTGTGTGGCCGACAGCTCTGCAACGCGCAGGGCAAGGCGATCCAACTGCGCGGCATGAGCACGCACGGCCTGCAGTGGTACTCCAACTGTGTCAACGACGCCTCGCTGAACGTGCTGGCGAACGAGTGGAACGCGGCCGTCCTGCGAATCTCGATGTACATCCAGGAGGGTGGCTACGAGACCGACCCGGCCGGGTTCACCGCCAAGGTCAACGACTACATCGAGAAGGCGACCGCCCGCGGCCTGTACGCGATCGTCGACTGGCACATGCTGTCGCCCGGTGATCCGAACTTCAACCTGGCGCGGGCCAAGACCTTCTTCCAGCAGATCGCGGCACGGCACAAGGACAAGACCAACATTCTGTACGAGATCGCGAACGAGCCGAGTGACGTCCACTGGGCCTCGATCAAGTCGTACGCCGATCAGTTGATCCCGGTGATCCGAGCCCAGGATCCGGACGGTGTGGTGCTGGTCGGGACCGAGGACTGGTCGTCGCTGGGCGCCTCCGGCGACGGGCAGGGCGTGTCGAGGATCCTGGCGAATCCGGTGAACGCCGCGAACATCATGTACACGTTCCACTTCTACGCGGCCTCGCACGACGACTACTACCTGACCACGTTCCGGGACGCGATCGCGAAGCTGCCGATGTTCGTGACCGAGTTCGGCACTCAGCAGGCCACCGGTGACGGTGGCAACGACTTCGCCCGGGCCCAGCAGTACCTGGACCTGATGGCGCAGTCCAAGGTGAGCTGGGTGAACTGGAACTACTCCGACGACATGCGCTCCGGCGCGGTCTTCACCGAGGGCACCTGTGCCGCCGGGGCCTACGCGGGCACGGCCCGTCTGAAGCCGGCCGGCGTCTGGATCCGTGACCGGATCCGCACACCCGACGACTTCTGA
- a CDS encoding glycoside hydrolase family 43 protein produces the protein MRARVFVALIALFLGGLVLPQPASAATPLIYATFKGDGAADQELWIYQSTDGGLNYSVLYDTNFRGPTGVLRDPSIIKRGSTYFIAYTWQSWTTNSTYFAVARSTDLLNWTNIATVPSGISSTKFTWAPEFYIEGSTVYVITNVAQTTCSECFRPYVYTAQNTDLTSWSGPQQMWGLGTNHIDAYVVKSGSTWHSFVKNETTKYIEHWTSTDRLTGGWINRGNLWASGYEGPSLVRLDDGRWRIYVDKYTNGGLWTATSSDLNTWTGLSAVGCSGCRHGTAIPR, from the coding sequence ATGCGTGCTCGTGTGTTTGTCGCGTTGATCGCACTCTTTCTCGGCGGGCTGGTCCTGCCGCAGCCGGCCTCGGCGGCCACGCCCCTGATCTACGCCACCTTCAAGGGCGACGGGGCGGCCGACCAGGAGCTGTGGATCTACCAGTCCACCGACGGCGGCCTCAACTACAGCGTCTTGTACGACACCAACTTCCGCGGCCCGACCGGAGTCCTGCGGGACCCCAGCATCATCAAGCGGGGCAGTACGTACTTCATCGCCTACACGTGGCAGTCGTGGACGACGAACTCGACGTACTTCGCCGTAGCCCGCAGCACCGATCTGCTGAACTGGACGAACATCGCCACCGTCCCCTCCGGGATCAGCAGTACCAAGTTCACCTGGGCGCCCGAGTTCTACATCGAGGGCAGCACCGTCTACGTGATCACCAACGTGGCGCAGACGACGTGCTCGGAGTGCTTCCGGCCGTACGTCTACACCGCGCAGAACACCGATCTCACGTCGTGGAGCGGCCCGCAGCAGATGTGGGGTCTGGGCACCAACCACATCGACGCGTACGTGGTGAAGTCCGGCAGTACCTGGCACTCGTTCGTCAAGAACGAGACCACCAAGTACATCGAGCACTGGACCAGCACCGACCGGCTCACCGGCGGCTGGATCAACCGGGGCAACCTGTGGGCGTCCGGTTACGAGGGCCCGTCCCTGGTCCGCCTCGACGACGGCCGGTGGCGCATCTACGTCGACAAGTACACCAACGGCGGCCTGTGGACCGCGACCAGCTCCGACCTCAACACCTGGACCGGTCTGAGCGCGGTCGGCTGCTCGGGCTGCCGGCACGGCACCGCCATCCCCCGTTGA
- a CDS encoding helix-turn-helix transcriptional regulator: MSGSPELGRALRSWRDRTTHQEAGLPSSGVRRAAGLRREELAQLAGLSVDYVVRLEQGRSTSPSVQVLAALARALRLSPAEHEHLHVLAGQAPPGRGQITAHIPPGVHRLLDQLDGVALTVCDAAWNVILWNPLSAALTGDLSALGGRERNIAWRSFTAVPSRIRHTPELSAAFQTAMVTDLRAAAARYPADPGLRALVTDLRMASDDFTRLWDSGAVGVHESNQKTVRHPEVGTFVVDCDLLTVPGSDVRIVAYSAAPGSDAADRLRLLNVIGVQGLSGKSAMPATSAMPSTMRRAAGVAHDGGETPGGVPRGSWALDGETVPF, translated from the coding sequence GTGAGCGGATCACCGGAACTCGGCCGGGCCCTGCGGAGCTGGCGGGATCGCACGACGCACCAGGAAGCGGGTCTCCCGTCGAGCGGGGTGCGCCGGGCGGCCGGGTTGCGGCGTGAGGAACTGGCACAGTTGGCGGGGCTGTCGGTGGACTACGTGGTGCGGTTGGAACAGGGCCGGTCCACGTCACCGTCCGTACAGGTGCTGGCGGCTCTTGCCCGGGCTCTTCGCCTGTCACCCGCCGAACACGAGCATTTGCATGTTCTGGCCGGTCAGGCACCACCCGGGCGGGGCCAGATCACGGCACACATCCCACCGGGCGTGCACCGTCTGCTCGACCAGCTCGACGGTGTCGCGCTCACCGTGTGCGACGCCGCATGGAACGTCATCCTGTGGAACCCGCTCTCCGCGGCCCTGACCGGCGATCTGTCGGCGTTGGGCGGGCGGGAGCGCAACATCGCGTGGCGGTCGTTCACCGCCGTACCGAGCCGGATCCGGCACACTCCCGAGCTGAGTGCCGCGTTCCAGACGGCGATGGTCACCGACCTGCGCGCGGCGGCCGCCCGTTATCCGGCCGACCCGGGCCTGCGGGCCCTGGTGACGGATCTGCGGATGGCCAGCGACGACTTCACCCGGCTCTGGGACAGCGGGGCGGTCGGTGTCCACGAGTCGAACCAGAAGACCGTCCGTCATCCCGAGGTGGGCACGTTCGTGGTCGACTGCGATCTGCTGACCGTGCCCGGCAGCGACGTGCGGATCGTCGCCTACTCGGCCGCGCCCGGCAGCGACGCCGCCGACCGGCTCCGGCTGCTGAACGTGATCGGCGTCCAGGGGCTATCCGGCAAAAGCGCGATGCCGGCGACAAGCGCAATGCCGTCGACAATGAGGCGGGCCGCTGGTGTTGCTCACGACGGCGGCGAAACGCCGGGCGGAGTGCCCAGAGGATCCTGGGCACTCGACGGTGAGACCGTCCCCTTCTGA
- a CDS encoding PadR family transcriptional regulator, with the protein MRVTKDLVAASATPIVLGILADGESYGYAILRRISDLSGGELDWTEGFLYPLLHRLERLGHVEAYWHAAAGERRRKYYRITKQGRAELAEQQRQWQTVVEALTQVWPLLIPREGIA; encoded by the coding sequence GTGCGGGTGACCAAGGATCTGGTGGCCGCCTCGGCGACGCCGATCGTGCTCGGCATCCTCGCCGACGGCGAGAGCTACGGGTACGCCATCCTGCGGCGCATCAGCGACCTGTCCGGTGGCGAACTGGACTGGACCGAAGGTTTCCTCTACCCCCTGCTGCACCGGCTGGAGCGTCTCGGTCACGTCGAGGCGTACTGGCACGCGGCGGCCGGGGAGCGCCGCCGCAAGTACTACCGGATCACCAAGCAGGGCCGGGCCGAACTGGCCGAACAGCAACGTCAGTGGCAGACCGTCGTCGAAGCGCTGACACAGGTCTGGCCCCTGCTCATTCCTCGGGAGGGCATCGCGTGA